A single window of Syntrophotalea acetylenica DNA harbors:
- a CDS encoding DUF1638 domain-containing protein — translation MRLGVIACTALKPELERLLAPLPEVSRVIYLEAALHNHPQNMRQRLKAEIRALAPLVDAIFLGYGFCRSLRGLEREFDVPVILPQIDDCISLLLTPQRHAEEIRREAGTWFMPPGYAEVSAQMVIEALNLDRLARHGKDPMAMARRLFTHYRRGLFIDTGVGDRQALLAGARRFCEDFNLTLETTTANTRLLEFWLGKARAAAAQAAKGRRAGQSAAGKDGPALPGVGDVSF, via the coding sequence ATGCGGCTGGGCGTCATTGCCTGCACCGCCCTCAAGCCCGAACTCGAGCGCCTGCTGGCGCCGCTACCGGAGGTGAGCCGGGTCATCTACCTCGAAGCCGCCCTGCACAACCATCCGCAAAACATGCGGCAGCGGCTCAAGGCGGAGATCCGCGCCCTGGCGCCCCTGGTGGACGCGATCTTCCTCGGCTACGGCTTCTGCCGCTCCCTGCGCGGCTTGGAGCGTGAATTCGACGTGCCCGTCATCCTGCCGCAAATCGACGACTGCATCTCGTTGCTGCTGACCCCGCAGCGCCACGCCGAGGAAATCCGCCGCGAGGCCGGCACCTGGTTCATGCCGCCCGGCTACGCCGAGGTAAGCGCCCAGATGGTGATCGAGGCTCTCAACCTGGACCGCCTCGCCCGCCACGGCAAGGACCCCATGGCCATGGCGCGGCGTCTGTTCACCCATTACCGGCGGGGGCTCTTCATCGACACCGGCGTGGGCGACCGACAGGCGCTGCTGGCCGGAGCGCGTCGATTCTGCGAGGACTTCAACCTCACCCTCGAAACCACCACGGCCAATACCCGCTTGCTGGAATTCTGGCTGGGCAAGGCCCGAGCGGCGGCCGCTCAGGCGGCCAAAGGTCGCCGCGCCGGACAAAGTGCAGCTGGAAAAGATGGGCCGGCCCTGCCGGGCGTCGGCGACGTTTCATTCTGA
- a CDS encoding YibE/F family protein, with the protein MWRKKGMAWVYLAGVLLAIRWLANHFITDRLLQDKVALFYLAAIFLGSLVIVGGRKGLKTIVTLSVTVLLILKVLLPLILAGYNPALVAILTCEVITVMALLFVSGFNHKTLAAIIGTSGGIGVAGLLAFAIGSMAHLTGLGNDEAIHLILYSRNLDFRGLLFAGIIIGAMGAVMDVGISISSSIHEIRTTNPGMATGSLVSAGMNVGRDIMGTMSNTLILAYVGSSLNLLLLFTTYDIPLNEIIGRDNLAAEIVRALAGSVGLIATIPITALTAGMLAEKSAPKT; encoded by the coding sequence ATGTGGCGCAAAAAAGGCATGGCCTGGGTCTACCTGGCCGGCGTATTGCTGGCCATCCGGTGGCTGGCCAATCATTTCATCACGGACCGACTGCTGCAAGACAAGGTGGCGCTGTTTTACCTGGCGGCCATATTTCTCGGCAGTCTGGTCATCGTCGGCGGTCGAAAAGGCCTGAAAACGATCGTCACCCTGTCGGTGACGGTCCTGCTCATCCTCAAGGTGCTGCTACCCCTGATCCTGGCGGGATACAACCCGGCCCTGGTCGCCATCCTGACCTGCGAGGTCATCACCGTCATGGCCCTGCTGTTCGTAAGCGGCTTCAACCACAAGACCCTGGCCGCCATTATCGGAACCAGCGGCGGCATAGGCGTCGCGGGCTTGCTGGCCTTTGCCATCGGTTCCATGGCCCACCTCACCGGCCTGGGCAACGACGAAGCCATCCATTTGATCCTCTATAGCCGCAACCTCGATTTCAGGGGACTGCTGTTCGCGGGCATCATCATCGGCGCCATGGGAGCCGTTATGGATGTGGGTATTTCCATATCCTCGTCCATCCACGAAATCAGGACCACCAACCCCGGCATGGCGACGGGCAGCCTGGTGAGTGCGGGCATGAATGTCGGGCGGGACATCATGGGCACCATGTCGAACACCCTGATACTTGCCTATGTCGGCAGCAGCCTCAACCTGCTGCTTTTGTTCACCACCTACGATATCCCCCTGAACGAAATCATCGGACGCGACAACCTCGCCGCGGAAATCGTCCGGGCCCTGGCCGGCAGCGTCGGGCTCATTGCCACCATTCCCATTACCGCTCTCACGGCGGGAATGCTGGCAGAAAAGAGCGCCCCAAAGACCTAA